Part of the Prosthecobacter sp. SYSU 5D2 genome is shown below.
CGGGAAGGCTGGCGATGTCCTGGCCATCCATGCGCAGGACTGCGGTGACGGCAGGGATGGAGATGCCCTCAAACGCGCGATAGGCCTGGTTGGCACCGGGGACATTTTCACCGGCAGGCAGGGCGGCGGCGATGGGCTGGTCCACCTCGGCTGGCCAGCGGCGAAGGCTGATTTCATAAGTGCCTTCGGTGAGCACTTTGACGGCCCAGTGACCGGTGTGGGTGGACTTAGCAGCGAGGGCTTGTGGAGGCGTGTCGGGGGCGGCTTTTTTGGCCTTCTTTGCTTTGCCTGGGGCCGGACGTGGCGAACCATAACCGTGTGCCAGGCGGATCTGCTGCTGGTTCCAGGGGGGCAGGTTTTCCTGAATCCAGTCGTGTCCAGTAAGGCTGACGACCGGGTGGTCTGTGTGGCCGAGATAGATCTCGGTGGTGCGGGCGAAGGTCGGCTCGAGCTCGGCCCACCAGGCCTCGTAAAAGGCGGTCATTTTGGCGACCTGATCAGGGTGTTCGGCGGCGACATCACGCTCCTGGCCGGGGTCTTTTTTGATCTCGTAAAGCTCCTTGCCATTCACCAAGCGCCACTGCTGCGACATGACGGCGGATTTCTGCCATTTGACGGGGTCGCGCATGCGCTGGGAATCGGTGATGATGAAGCGGTCCTGCCAGGTGTCTTTTTTGGCGGTGGGATCCAGCAAAGAGCGGATGGAAATACCGTCAAACTTGAGGCTTGAGGGCTTGGTCGCGCCGGTGATTTCCAGAAGGGTGGGGACGATGTCAATGGCGTGGCAAAGGGTGTCATTGACATGCTTTGTATTCCACCCGGCGGCGGGCCAGTGGGCGATAAAAGGGACGCGGTGGCCGCCGTCGTATTCACTGTTTTTCTTGCCCTTCATGCCGGCATTGAAAACGGTCTCGCCAGTGGCGGTGCCGTTGTCGGTGGTGAAGATGAAGAGGGTGTTGTCGTGGATGCCGAGCTCGCGGAGGAGGTCGCGGGTGCTGCCGACGTTGTCATCAATGTTGGTGATCATGCCGAAGAAGGCGGCGAGCGCGGGCGGCTGGCCGGCATACAGGTCCATGTATTTCTGCGGGGCGTGCAGCGGGCCGTGCGGGGC
Proteins encoded:
- a CDS encoding arylsulfatase, which translates into the protein MRRLLFLLLACVCSPALIAAPAPPNIVFIITDDQGYGDLGHTGNPVVKTPHIDRLAAESTQLTDYHVAPTCSPTRAALLTGHWTNRTGVWHTINGRSMLRDDEVTLGHLLKDHGYATGMFGKWHLGDNYPYRPEDRGFTEVYRHGGGGVGQTPDLWDNSYFDGHYFHNGKVVPAEGFCTDVFFDQAKKFIRAQTEKKQPFLAYIALNAPHGPLHAPQKYMDLYAGQPPALAAFFGMITNIDDNVGSTRDLLRELGIHDNTLFIFTTDNGTATGETVFNAGMKGKKNSEYDGGHRVPFIAHWPAAGWNTKHVNDTLCHAIDIVPTLLEITGATKPSSLKFDGISIRSLLDPTAKKDTWQDRFIITDSQRMRDPVKWQKSAVMSQQWRLVNGKELYEIKKDPGQERDVAAEHPDQVAKMTAFYEAWWAELEPTFARTTEIYLGHTDHPVVSLTGHDWIQENLPPWNQQQIRLAHGYGSPRPAPGKAKKAKKAAPDTPPQALAAKSTHTGHWAVKVLTEGTYEISLRRWPAEVDQPIAAALPAGENVPGANQAYRAFEGISIPAVTAVLRMDGQDIASLPVPDGATQVTFTTKLTAGSHQLAPVFISADGHEVGTYYAIITAKPAP